The following coding sequences are from one Hyphomicrobiales bacterium window:
- the gcvPA gene encoding aminomethyl-transferring glycine dehydrogenase subunit GcvPA, translating into MSSEPRPTQSRSHPWMALSAPGVIDEMLAEIGAPSVEALFEQIPQDHYRKTPLDLPPALTSEMELKRDLVTRLKQNESCEDNLSFLGAGVWQHHVPAIVDEIVGRTEFATNVWGSYQSDHGRNQTWFEFSSQLGALLNLDVVQLPVYSWGCATGHAIRMAAKITGRKKVLVPQLSDPERLSVIRTYCQPQEMESAIEVVMVAADPTSGRLDLNDLKAKLGADVAAVYFENPAYLGTIETGAAEIAKLARAAGAETIVGVDPISLGVMTAPSDYGADIVTGPVQPLGVHMQCGGGAGGFIASRDEEAYVRSYNGFLVSIAETLEPGQHAFGLACPHQNSYGMREDGNDWTGNSTYLWAIAGAVYMSLLGPEGFAEVGRLIVSQARYAAKLLGEVPGVQIIWPDTQFKEFVVNFDDTGKTVAEINDALRAKGIFGGKDISGEGLGVGQSALYCVTEMHTAADIQRLADTMKEVLS; encoded by the coding sequence ATGTCGAGCGAGCCCAGGCCCACACAGTCCCGATCCCACCCTTGGATGGCGCTTTCCGCCCCCGGTGTCATCGACGAGATGCTGGCTGAAATCGGCGCGCCCTCGGTCGAGGCTCTTTTTGAGCAAATTCCGCAAGATCATTACCGAAAAACACCGCTTGATCTGCCGCCAGCACTCACCAGCGAGATGGAGCTTAAACGCGACCTGGTTACGCGGTTGAAGCAGAACGAAAGTTGCGAAGACAATCTGAGCTTTTTGGGCGCAGGCGTCTGGCAGCATCATGTGCCAGCCATCGTCGATGAGATCGTCGGGCGCACCGAATTCGCGACGAATGTGTGGGGTAGCTATCAGTCCGACCATGGTCGCAACCAGACTTGGTTCGAGTTCTCCTCTCAGCTCGGCGCGCTACTGAACCTAGATGTGGTGCAGTTGCCCGTCTATTCCTGGGGCTGCGCGACCGGCCACGCGATCCGTATGGCGGCCAAGATCACCGGGCGCAAAAAGGTCCTCGTTCCGCAACTCAGCGATCCTGAGCGCCTGTCTGTCATCCGCACCTATTGCCAGCCGCAGGAGATGGAAAGCGCCATCGAGGTTGTCATGGTGGCGGCTGACCCGACATCGGGACGCCTTGATCTCAATGATCTGAAAGCCAAGCTCGGGGCCGATGTGGCAGCGGTCTATTTCGAGAACCCGGCCTATCTCGGCACCATCGAAACCGGAGCGGCCGAGATCGCCAAACTAGCGCGCGCAGCAGGCGCAGAAACCATTGTTGGCGTCGATCCGATCAGCCTTGGCGTTATGACCGCACCTAGCGACTATGGCGCTGACATTGTCACCGGCCCGGTGCAACCGCTGGGCGTCCACATGCAATGCGGCGGCGGCGCGGGCGGCTTCATCGCCTCACGCGATGAAGAAGCTTACGTGCGTAGCTACAACGGCTTCTTGGTTTCGATCGCCGAAACACTGGAACCTGGTCAACACGCATTCGGCCTCGCCTGCCCACACCAGAATTCCTATGGCATGCGAGAAGACGGCAATGATTGGACCGGCAACTCCACCTATCTCTGGGCGATTGCTGGGGCGGTCTATATGAGCCTGCTTGGGCCGGAAGGTTTCGCCGAAGTAGGCCGCCTGATTGTTTCGCAAGCCCGCTATGCTGCCAAGCTTCTGGGTGAGGTGCCGGGTGTTCAGATCATCTGGCCGGACACGCAATTCAAAGAGTTCGTCGTCAACTTCGATGACACGGGCAAGACCGTGGCTGAGATCAACGATGCTCTTCGCGCCAAAGGGATCTTCGGCGGCAAAGACATTTCAGGCGAAGGGCTAGGTGTTGGTCAGTCCGCGCTTTACTGCGTGACCGAAATGCACACTGCCGCCGACATTCAACGCCTTGCCGATACCATGAAGGAGGTTCTGTCATGA
- the gcvPB gene encoding aminomethyl-transferring glycine dehydrogenase subunit GcvPB → MSRLPNFHAAKWDEPVVMEMGRPGGRGQVFPAPESEVASSVGENLIPGAMARKDRPELPEITEFEAQRHYLHLSQMTLGMMGVSLFGTCTMKYNSKTSEYATLRPELADVHPYQHEDTLQGVLGIIHEFDGILRSLSGMDQFIFQAGGGADAAYTMTALARAYWKDKGLLGQRTEMVTSAQSHPCNPATAAAAGFKVVNLPLEENGYPSLDALKAAVSDKTALIMLNNPDDMGIYNPEIKEWVHVAKEAGALCFYDHANFNGVMGKLSARELGFDACMFMLHKTFGAPKAGGGPAVGAFGCSDDLAPYLPTPVVVKEGDRYRLDEDRPKSAGKVREYWGNVPQVVKAYAWARGMGAEGIQLASDISVVANNYMDKRLSEIDGLAISNPDVKAHRMEMTRWSLGPLAEETGIGTVDFANRMADFGIDPWWMSHEPWIVAEPFTPEAGELWSKEDIDLWIDVVAKIVEEARTDPDMVKSAPHNQPVAQVKGDVFEDPSQWAMTWRAYQRKIMGGAQADRGAA, encoded by the coding sequence ATGAGCCGCTTGCCGAATTTTCACGCCGCCAAATGGGACGAGCCGGTTGTCATGGAAATGGGACGTCCAGGCGGTCGTGGACAAGTCTTCCCAGCCCCTGAATCTGAGGTCGCCAGCAGCGTAGGCGAGAATTTAATCCCTGGCGCGATGGCGCGCAAAGACCGCCCGGAACTGCCTGAGATCACAGAGTTCGAAGCGCAGCGGCATTATCTGCATTTGAGCCAGATGACGCTTGGCATGATGGGCGTCAGCCTCTTCGGCACCTGCACTATGAAGTACAATTCCAAGACGTCGGAATATGCGACGTTGCGGCCCGAACTAGCAGACGTACACCCCTACCAGCACGAAGACACGCTTCAGGGTGTTTTGGGCATCATTCACGAGTTTGACGGCATTTTGCGGTCGCTCTCAGGCATGGATCAGTTCATCTTTCAGGCTGGAGGCGGTGCGGATGCGGCCTACACCATGACGGCCCTCGCCCGCGCCTATTGGAAAGACAAAGGCTTGCTTGGCCAACGCACGGAGATGGTGACATCGGCGCAGTCGCATCCCTGCAACCCAGCAACCGCAGCCGCTGCTGGCTTCAAGGTGGTGAACCTTCCGCTGGAAGAAAACGGTTACCCATCGCTGGATGCGTTGAAGGCCGCTGTGAGCGACAAAACCGCGCTCATTATGCTCAACAACCCTGATGACATGGGCATTTATAACCCTGAGATCAAAGAATGGGTGCATGTTGCCAAAGAGGCTGGGGCACTCTGCTTCTACGATCATGCCAACTTCAATGGCGTTATGGGCAAACTGTCCGCGCGGGAACTCGGCTTCGACGCCTGCATGTTTATGCTCCACAAGACCTTTGGTGCGCCGAAGGCCGGTGGTGGCCCCGCCGTTGGAGCCTTTGGCTGCTCGGATGACCTCGCGCCCTACCTACCGACGCCAGTCGTGGTCAAAGAGGGTGATCGCTATCGGCTGGATGAGGATCGCCCGAAGTCGGCCGGCAAGGTGCGCGAATATTGGGGCAATGTTCCCCAAGTTGTGAAAGCCTATGCCTGGGCGCGCGGCATGGGTGCCGAGGGCATTCAGTTGGCGTCGGACATTTCTGTTGTTGCCAACAATTACATGGACAAGCGCCTGTCCGAAATCGACGGGCTCGCGATTTCGAACCCTGATGTCAAAGCCCATCGAATGGAGATGACGCGCTGGTCGCTGGGCCCGCTGGCTGAAGAAACCGGCATCGGCACCGTCGATTTCGCCAACCGTATGGCTGACTTTGGCATCGACCCCTGGTGGATGAGCCACGAACCCTGGATCGTCGCCGAACCCTTCACGCCCGAAGCCGGCGAGCTTTGGTCGAAAGAGGATATCGATCTTTGGATCGATGTCGTCGCCAAGATCGTCGAGGAAGCGCGGACTGACCCTGACATGGTGAAATCAGCGCCGCACAATCAGCCCGTTGCGCAAGTGAAGGGCGACGTTTTTGAGGACCCAAGCCAATGGGCGATGACCTGGCGCGCGTACCAGCGTAAGATCATGGGTGGCGCACAAGCTGATCGCGGCGCGGCTTAG
- a CDS encoding FAD-binding oxidoreductase gives MADRFDVLVIGGGITGLMTAWNLAEAGASVALVEAGDLGAQASGANAGSLHLQIQYPEFALYGEDWARAYGPCLRFLKESLGLWQALSERVGEDLDVKLGGGIVVARTEAQMQLIEQKAVIEAEHGVETTLLDRDQLRVVAPYLSDKAIGGGFCALEGKANPLRATPAVAEAAEVAGVSIMRNTMVTGMAQEASGIQLATSRGTLQASRVVNAAGARAGEIAAMLGVDIEIDGFPLQVTVTEPVAPIIPHLVYSAAGKLSLKQASNGGCIIGGGWPAALRSDGTLATDPSSLTGNMGIAADVVPKLGHMRAVRSWTAWVNGTPDWRPILGEVPGTPGFFLALFPWVGFSAAPMTAQVVAELVLGQRPSADLKGISVLAD, from the coding sequence ATGGCAGATCGTTTTGATGTTCTGGTGATCGGCGGTGGCATCACGGGATTGATGACCGCCTGGAACTTGGCAGAGGCTGGTGCCTCGGTGGCGCTGGTGGAGGCCGGTGATCTTGGTGCTCAGGCATCTGGCGCCAATGCTGGGTCGCTGCACCTGCAGATTCAGTACCCCGAGTTCGCTCTGTACGGAGAGGATTGGGCTCGTGCGTACGGACCGTGCCTGCGTTTCTTGAAAGAGTCGCTTGGCCTTTGGCAGGCGTTGTCGGAGCGTGTGGGCGAGGATCTGGACGTCAAACTGGGCGGCGGCATTGTCGTCGCGCGAACCGAAGCTCAGATGCAACTGATTGAGCAAAAGGCCGTGATCGAGGCCGAGCATGGTGTCGAGACCACGCTTCTGGATCGTGATCAGTTGCGTGTCGTTGCGCCCTATCTGTCGGACAAAGCGATTGGCGGCGGTTTTTGCGCGTTGGAAGGCAAAGCCAATCCTTTGCGTGCAACGCCGGCTGTGGCGGAGGCGGCTGAAGTCGCGGGCGTATCGATCATGCGCAACACGATGGTCACCGGAATGGCGCAAGAGGCGAGCGGTATTCAGCTCGCCACGTCGCGCGGAACCTTGCAGGCCAGCCGTGTTGTGAACGCCGCGGGCGCGAGAGCCGGTGAAATCGCGGCCATGCTCGGCGTGGACATTGAGATCGACGGGTTTCCCTTGCAGGTCACGGTTACTGAACCGGTGGCGCCGATTATCCCACATTTGGTCTACTCGGCGGCAGGAAAACTGTCGTTGAAACAGGCGTCCAATGGCGGTTGCATCATCGGGGGTGGATGGCCGGCCGCTTTGCGTTCCGATGGCACGCTTGCCACCGACCCATCGAGCTTGACCGGCAATATGGGCATTGCCGCCGATGTGGTGCCGAAACTTGGTCACATGCGCGCCGTGCGCAGTTGGACAGCTTGGGTCAACGGTACGCCAGATTGGCGCCCGATTCTCGGCGAAGTACCCGGCACGCCAGGGTTCTTTTTGGCGCTTTTTCCCTGGGTCGGTTTTAGTGCTGCACCCATGACTGCGCAGGTTGTTGCCGAATTGGTGCTTGGTCAGAGACCCAGTGCTGACCTTAAGGGCATATCCGTTTTGGCCGACTGA
- a CDS encoding dihydrodipicolinate synthase family protein — MSKSFSGSHTVTVTPFTEGGRAIDFPAWERFLDWQMACGVPGVIILGTTGEFLTMTDEEREQFVEHTVKYINGRITVWVGTMNAYTPNAVRYSKQAEDLGADGLMIIPPYYYTPTDDEIFNYYQAICDGCDLPIMLYNNPFTSNVDMSAKLVGRLTKSFNQIRYIKEASQRIERIHDIILESDGLMNVWAGQRVLESYKMGAKGYVNPYGNYIPRASVKFVEWAEQGRWDDVQAVQTVISKFDMIITEGHPLYGHQCYSKALAAAAGYPVGDVRAPITTFESLGEEGRDRVARMVPLMEELDRIVDGIEGRQVAAE; from the coding sequence ATGAGCAAGAGTTTTTCCGGCAGTCACACCGTCACCGTCACACCGTTCACGGAAGGTGGGCGTGCCATCGACTTCCCTGCTTGGGAGCGGTTTCTCGATTGGCAGATGGCGTGCGGCGTACCCGGCGTCATCATCCTGGGCACGACAGGCGAGTTTCTCACCATGACCGACGAGGAGCGCGAGCAGTTCGTCGAACACACGGTCAAATACATCAACGGCCGCATCACCGTTTGGGTCGGCACAATGAACGCCTACACGCCGAACGCCGTACGCTATTCCAAACAGGCCGAAGACCTTGGCGCCGACGGGCTGATGATCATTCCGCCTTACTATTACACGCCGACTGACGACGAGATTTTCAACTATTACCAGGCGATCTGCGACGGCTGCGATCTGCCAATCATGCTCTATAACAACCCCTTCACCTCGAACGTTGATATGAGCGCTAAGCTGGTGGGAAGGCTCACCAAGAGCTTCAATCAGATCCGCTACATCAAAGAGGCAAGCCAGCGCATCGAACGCATCCACGACATCATCCTCGAAAGCGACGGGCTGATGAATGTCTGGGCCGGGCAACGGGTTTTGGAAAGCTACAAGATGGGGGCCAAGGGCTATGTGAATCCCTATGGCAACTACATTCCGCGTGCCTCTGTGAAGTTCGTTGAGTGGGCAGAACAAGGCCGCTGGGACGATGTGCAAGCCGTCCAAACGGTGATTTCGAAGTTCGACATGATCATCACCGAAGGGCATCCGCTCTATGGCCACCAATGCTATTCCAAGGCTCTCGCTGCCGCCGCAGGCTACCCAGTCGGCGATGTGCGTGCGCCGATCACGACGTTCGAAAGCCTCGGTGAGGAAGGCCGCGATCGTGTGGCTCGTATGGTGCCGCTGATGGAAGAGTTGGACCGGATTGTCGATGGGATCGAAGGTCGCCAGGTCGCTGCGGAATAG
- a CDS encoding SDR family oxidoreductase: MSELAGKTIIVTGASKGIGAATAKAMLDAGATVIAHYGGDRAGVEAAAEGRAHLVQADFKDLKAVDRFWAEAWELAGGRVDVLINNAGIMRQSGGISDPIEEWDAVWTEAMTVNVHAPARLMRHAVRNWLETETKGSVIGIGSWVTTRGTSNPGAIAYAASKAAISAATKTVARNYAAQGILAYVIAPGVVRTRMSVETAAKVGGEEAVTATLPMGEWVPPEDIAETAVFLATGRARHLTGATIDVNGAAYIR, encoded by the coding sequence ATGAGTGAGCTAGCAGGCAAGACCATTATCGTGACCGGTGCTTCAAAGGGCATCGGCGCTGCCACAGCCAAAGCAATGCTTGATGCCGGTGCGACCGTAATCGCCCATTATGGTGGCGATCGAGCAGGCGTGGAAGCAGCGGCAGAGGGCAGAGCCCACCTGGTTCAAGCCGATTTCAAGGATTTGAAAGCAGTCGATCGTTTCTGGGCCGAAGCGTGGGAGCTAGCTGGGGGACGTGTCGACGTCCTGATCAACAATGCCGGCATCATGCGTCAGAGCGGCGGTATTTCCGATCCCATTGAGGAATGGGATGCGGTCTGGACTGAAGCCATGACCGTCAATGTGCATGCCCCCGCCCGTCTAATGCGCCATGCTGTGCGCAACTGGCTTGAGACAGAAACCAAAGGCTCGGTGATCGGAATCGGCAGTTGGGTAACGACGCGCGGCACCTCAAATCCCGGCGCCATTGCTTATGCCGCGTCGAAGGCGGCGATCTCCGCCGCGACCAAAACGGTTGCGCGTAACTATGCGGCCCAAGGCATCCTTGCCTATGTCATCGCCCCAGGTGTCGTGCGCACACGCATGTCGGTCGAGACTGCCGCCAAAGTTGGTGGTGAAGAGGCGGTAACGGCGACCTTGCCCATGGGCGAGTGGGTGCCGCCGGAAGACATCGCAGAGACGGCAGTCTTTTTGGCCACTGGCCGCGCCCGCCATCTGACGGGCGCCACCATCGACGTGAACGGCGCGGCCTACATTCGTTAA
- a CDS encoding NADH:flavin oxidoreductase/NADH oxidase produces the protein MAAQLFTPLQLGGLTVPNRVVVSPMCQYAAINGVPGQWHLAHLGQFAMSGPGTIFVEATGVEPDGRITPGCTGLYDDACEEAFASIITFMKSVGDMRVGIQLSHAGRKGSTVAPWEGGGLIEGEGAWVTDAPSAIPYLPGWPEPRAMDDGALERVRNAFVDSAKRAERAGFDLIELHAAHGYLLHQFLSPITNHRQDQYGGSLENRMRYPLDVFKAVREAFPKEKPVIVRLSAIDWIDGGWDMAGTLAFSQALREAGCDMIDVTSGGLDQRQKITTGPGYQVGFAETIRCEAGMPVMAVGQITDPVQAETIIATGQADLVALARGMLWDPRWTWKAAVALGAEIALPAPYARCNPALAATPFVKRSER, from the coding sequence ATGGCCGCTCAGCTTTTCACGCCCCTCCAACTGGGTGGGCTCACAGTGCCCAATCGCGTTGTCGTCTCTCCCATGTGCCAATACGCGGCGATCAACGGTGTGCCGGGACAGTGGCATTTGGCCCATTTGGGCCAGTTCGCGATGTCCGGTCCGGGCACCATTTTCGTTGAAGCTACAGGCGTTGAGCCAGATGGCCGCATCACGCCGGGCTGTACAGGCCTGTACGATGATGCGTGTGAGGAAGCCTTCGCCAGTATTATCACGTTCATGAAGTCGGTCGGCGATATGCGTGTGGGCATTCAACTCAGCCACGCTGGGCGTAAGGGAAGCACGGTGGCGCCCTGGGAAGGGGGCGGCTTGATCGAAGGCGAGGGCGCCTGGGTGACCGACGCTCCTTCGGCGATTCCTTATCTTCCTGGCTGGCCCGAGCCGCGCGCGATGGATGATGGAGCGCTGGAGCGCGTGCGTAACGCCTTCGTTGATTCTGCCAAGCGCGCTGAGCGCGCCGGTTTTGATTTGATCGAGTTGCACGCAGCGCATGGCTATCTGCTGCACCAGTTTCTGTCGCCGATCACCAACCACCGCCAAGATCAGTATGGCGGTTCGCTGGAAAATCGCATGCGCTACCCGCTTGATGTCTTCAAAGCCGTGCGCGAAGCCTTCCCGAAAGAAAAGCCGGTGATCGTGCGGCTATCGGCGATCGATTGGATCGATGGCGGCTGGGATATGGCCGGAACGCTTGCGTTCAGCCAAGCCCTAAGAGAGGCTGGCTGTGACATGATCGACGTCACCTCCGGCGGTCTTGATCAGCGCCAGAAAATCACCACTGGGCCAGGCTACCAAGTCGGATTTGCCGAAACCATCCGTTGCGAGGCCGGAATGCCCGTCATGGCTGTTGGTCAGATCACCGATCCCGTGCAGGCCGAAACGATCATCGCCACCGGTCAGGCTGACCTGGTCGCCCTGGCGCGCGGCATGCTTTGGGACCCGCGTTGGACATGGAAAGCTGCGGTTGCGCTGGGCGCCGAAATAGCGTTGCCAGCGCCCTATGCGCGCTGCAATCCGGCGCTTGCGGCAACCCCCTTTGTCAAACGGAGCGAACGATGA
- a CDS encoding sugar phosphate isomerase/epimerase, with amino-acid sequence MSPLRVAASTFPFLYSHGGLDALKHLKTLGYDTYELMIFPPHCWPRELTVADKRDYKAWLNGEGGHVSSFCYPLLDNNPNGVDRLMRGYTLDRYKEAIDFAAELECPYVVAIPGPVNSLINPPYQWMLDWFVEGVKELVAYSKGTGVEILLENVPFTFLPTAKDMADTAALIGPEVGVNFDVCNSAFIKEDPADAIRMLGGLVKNVHISDSGYDDFKHEKLGTGIVEPGPAAQALKDIGYTGVTVLEIITDALAEGADPDGEIKESHDILTANGWAARG; translated from the coding sequence ATGTCCCCGCTCCGTGTTGCCGCCAGTACCTTTCCCTTCCTTTATTCACATGGCGGTTTGGATGCGCTCAAGCATCTGAAAACGCTCGGATATGACACTTATGAGTTGATGATCTTTCCGCCGCATTGCTGGCCGCGCGAACTGACGGTCGCCGACAAGCGCGACTACAAGGCTTGGCTTAATGGCGAGGGCGGTCATGTGAGCAGCTTCTGCTACCCGCTGCTCGACAACAATCCCAATGGCGTCGATCGTCTGATGCGTGGCTACACGCTGGATCGCTACAAAGAGGCGATCGATTTCGCGGCCGAGTTGGAGTGTCCCTATGTGGTCGCCATCCCAGGACCGGTGAACAGCCTGATCAACCCGCCCTACCAGTGGATGCTCGACTGGTTTGTTGAAGGTGTCAAAGAGCTGGTGGCCTATTCCAAGGGAACAGGCGTCGAGATCCTGTTGGAAAACGTGCCGTTCACGTTCTTGCCGACGGCCAAGGACATGGCCGACACAGCCGCCCTGATCGGGCCGGAAGTCGGTGTGAACTTCGATGTCTGCAACAGCGCCTTCATCAAGGAAGACCCTGCCGATGCCATTCGTATGCTCGGCGGCCTTGTGAAAAACGTTCACATTTCCGATTCAGGCTATGACGATTTCAAGCACGAAAAACTAGGCACCGGTATTGTTGAACCTGGCCCTGCAGCGCAGGCGCTCAAGGACATCGGATACACCGGTGTTACTGTGTTGGAAATCATCACCGATGCTCTGGCCGAGGGTGCCGACCCCGACGGTGAAATCAAAGAAAGCCACGATATCCTGACCGCCAACGGGTGGGCGGCCAGGGGATAG
- a CDS encoding SDR family oxidoreductase encodes MENNHSVEGRLAVVTGAVSGLGRAIAERLAAGGATIVAVDLPDRLSDLPDAWQAEGVDLANDTADAQLKALAARLGKVDILVANAGLVPPWRGLDELDLAEWDRVMRVNVWGVAATIGAFADSLEQSGHGSIVAMASINGYKAHPKQVLYTASKHAVIGVVRAAALDLGPRKIRVNGLAPGPIATEALMGRVETRHRAGGPSPAEALAALESESALGCLATELDVANAAYFLASDASAGMTGVILPVEAGLA; translated from the coding sequence GTGGAAAACAATCATTCCGTTGAGGGGCGCCTGGCTGTGGTGACTGGTGCGGTCAGTGGCCTTGGGCGTGCGATCGCAGAACGGCTAGCGGCCGGTGGTGCCACCATCGTTGCCGTTGATTTGCCCGACAGACTGTCCGACTTGCCTGACGCGTGGCAGGCAGAAGGCGTCGATCTGGCCAACGACACAGCCGATGCCCAACTGAAGGCACTGGCCGCGCGGCTTGGCAAAGTGGACATCCTGGTCGCAAATGCTGGCCTGGTCCCGCCTTGGCGTGGCTTGGACGAACTTGATCTTGCCGAGTGGGATCGCGTCATGCGGGTCAATGTCTGGGGCGTCGCTGCGACTATCGGTGCGTTTGCCGACTCGCTGGAACAGTCCGGCCATGGGTCCATTGTCGCGATGGCCTCCATCAACGGCTACAAGGCCCACCCCAAACAGGTGCTCTACACAGCCTCCAAGCATGCCGTCATCGGAGTGGTGCGCGCGGCTGCTCTTGATCTTGGACCACGCAAGATCCGGGTCAATGGACTGGCGCCGGGGCCAATTGCCACCGAAGCGCTGATGGGACGCGTTGAGACGCGGCATAGGGCTGGCGGGCCGTCGCCCGCCGAAGCCTTAGCAGCATTGGAAAGCGAATCGGCGTTGGGTTGTCTTGCCACAGAACTGGATGTGGCCAACGCAGCCTACTTCCTGGCGTCGGACGCCTCAGCAGGAATGACAGGGGTGATCCTACCCGTGGAAGCGGGCCTCGCTTAG
- a CDS encoding NAD-binding protein: MQDKSLDSPKITILGAGSIGVSFAAFFSDIGAHVSLIDPDAERRVAASQGLADQRESMREAGLLRGGAGPVDTLGNLETALPKADLVIECGPENLATKQEIFADLLARSGSETVLATASSAITISEILPNPSQQKRCLVAHPVNPPAILRVIELVPAPGTDQQATAKAASLFQSAGFETVQLGHEIEGFVLNRLQSAVLREAYRLVDEGVTDVAGIETIMRMGLGPRWALSGPFETAELNTPGGIKAHAARMGPAYKRIGEARGETVDWNDALISKVDAQRREVLSLGELAGRATWRSRAVARLVAVRDRLMQD, translated from the coding sequence ATGCAAGACAAATCGTTAGATTCTCCGAAGATCACCATCCTGGGCGCCGGGTCGATTGGCGTGTCGTTTGCCGCTTTTTTCTCCGATATCGGCGCGCATGTAAGCTTGATCGACCCCGATGCAGAACGGCGTGTAGCAGCCTCTCAAGGGTTGGCAGACCAGAGAGAATCTATGCGTGAGGCTGGTCTCTTGCGCGGCGGTGCCGGTCCAGTGGACACCCTCGGAAACCTCGAAACGGCGCTCCCAAAAGCTGATCTTGTCATCGAGTGCGGGCCAGAAAACCTTGCAACGAAGCAAGAGATTTTCGCCGATCTCCTAGCTAGGAGTGGGTCGGAAACAGTCTTGGCGACAGCCTCGTCGGCGATCACAATTTCAGAGATCCTGCCGAATCCATCCCAGCAAAAGCGATGTCTGGTCGCGCACCCGGTTAATCCGCCCGCAATCCTCCGCGTTATTGAGTTGGTGCCCGCGCCCGGCACTGACCAACAGGCAACAGCGAAGGCTGCCTCACTTTTCCAGTCAGCTGGGTTTGAGACCGTCCAACTCGGCCATGAGATTGAGGGGTTTGTGCTCAATCGCCTGCAAAGCGCTGTCCTGCGCGAGGCTTACCGGCTGGTCGATGAGGGCGTGACGGATGTCGCTGGAATCGAGACCATCATGAGGATGGGCCTTGGCCCACGATGGGCGCTATCGGGTCCGTTTGAAACGGCGGAGCTCAACACGCCGGGCGGCATCAAGGCGCATGCCGCGCGAATGGGGCCAGCTTACAAGCGCATTGGCGAAGCCCGCGGGGAAACGGTTGATTGGAACGATGCTCTTATCTCCAAGGTCGATGCGCAAAGGCGCGAGGTTTTGTCGTTGGGCGAACTTGCCGGGCGGGCGACATGGCGTTCGCGCGCTGTCGCTCGTCTTGTTGCCGTGCGCGATCGGCTGATGCAGGACTAG